The Eleginops maclovinus isolate JMC-PN-2008 ecotype Puerto Natales chromosome 10, JC_Emac_rtc_rv5, whole genome shotgun sequence nucleotide sequence GTCCAGTGTAGTAAAACACTGCTGCATTGATTAGGAGTCAATTATTCATGACACATCATACTAATTCAagatatatatactgtatttattagcATTATGTCCCTGTTATGGTTAAGTTAGCACGAAGCTGTTGGCAATAACATTGGCTTTGTGTCGTTCAGATAGTGATTTGTTGTTGGTCGCTAAGTGAAGCCCTGTGGTAAAGAGTAAAGGCTCAGATATGAGCTAACCGTCCTCTAAATGCCGGCGGACTGTGACATCGGTTACTAAGAGCGGAGTAAATGTTAAATATCCAACCTCAAACAAACTTTACTGTGGTTCTGGGATTAACAGGGCCAGAGGAACAGCAAAGGCTGTATATAGCTTAAGGTGGCTCTTTAATTGTTTCAGCAGTGGGAAGTGGTGTTTGGGGAAATTTGATTTGGTATGTGTTCTGGAAAGTTCTTGAAACCTCTGTAAAATATGTGTGAATAATCCAGCGTCTCCTTAATCATTTCCGCTTTTTCCTTCCTCGCTTTGTCTCCCTCCCCAAAGACCCCACGCACACAAAAGTGTAATTTATTTGGCAAAATGAAAGGCAAGATGACAAAATGAAAGATGAATATGACTTAAAGCGgtatttgttggttttatttcaaTAGATATCtcaataatattgtttttgtaatcGAGTTTGGCCATGATAATCATGTAGTGAATGTTTGATATTGTGTTAACCCTAAGTAGAAGAACCTTTGTTAGTTTAGTTAGCTCTGGTGCAGATAATGTTGAAATCACAACACCACCATATTCCTACCTACAGAACTCACCCTGCAGCTTGCGGCGATGGAAACGCGGCGAGCCCAGCAGGTTGTTCTTGAAAGAATTGAGGCGGGTCCTCCAGTGGGCGGAGCTGCTGGCCGCCATGCTGCTTCCCCCTCCGGGACTGGAGGGCGGGGTCAGCGACAGAGAGcccacccctccccctccctccgcccgcgaggaggatgaggacgaggaagaggagggcgGGGTAGAGGAGGGGTGGTGAGGGTGGTGGACAGGGGTGCCCAAGGGTGTGGGCAACGGAGAGCCCTGGGGGGTAACCTGCGGCACAGAGTGGGCAGAGTTTGGGTAGAAGCTCTTAGTCACTGACTTAAGGACAGAGGACGAGGGGAAGAAGAAACGAGGGATGGGTGACAGGAGCGGAGAAGGGGAGGGTGAGCGGGAGGATGGGTTGTGCAGTGGCAGGGATTTGATGGGCTGCAGGTGGGGTCGGTCTCCCGGTCCCTTGGTGGGCAGGGTCTGGGTCTTTGGGTTGGGGGTAGCTTTGGGCTTGTCATGAGCCCGTGCGGCAGCGAGGAGTGGTGGCGTTTCCCTGTTTGGACTCCTTTGAGAGGAGGGTGGCGGTGGCTGAGGTGacgtctgattggctgaaagtGAAGATGGGGCTTTGATAGGACTGGGAAGGGTGGGGGTGGGAGATTGGTGGGGCGGGGGGATGGGAGAGATGGATACCAAGAAAGAGAGGGGATGGAACATGGAGAAAGGATGGAGATGAATATCATGCTTCATGACAAAAGAGTGCATCTTGTGAGCAGTGAAAGTGTCAAATGCAAAACTACCAATGGTGACTAAAGAAGCATTCATTCCAGCGCTTTAATCTGCTtgtgctctttatttttcacgtGATCGTGGTAGTCACCGGGTTGAAAATGCAGTGACAAAGGACAGTGGAAGTGAAGGTGTCATTGCTTGCAGTTACGGATGAATTATTCACCATCTATGGACTGTTTAATGCAGTTTACAACATGAGCAAACTATTctataaaccaaaataaatccaCTTGTTTAAAAGGTTCTATGTTATATTTTAAGAATGGTGCACACCACTAGTTCATGCGGGATGAGGAAGATAAGTGACATGAAGACAGAAGAGAAATGCCACAATGCTCCCCGTTGGGGAGATTTAATCGGAGGAACTGGTGTAGTGATGATGTGTAAGAATGACTGAGAAACTCGATAAATGGATACTCGAGGGGGTTGTGAAGTGTGGTTACATTTGTAAGGCACAGCACACTGACATTGATAGCTAAACACATGTTCAAACTAGTGTTACGATTTGTactgttaaaaaacacacatgatttAGAGCATTTACTATGAATTCTTAGACATTGATAAGGTTTAGCAGCATTTGTTTATATAACATGGGAGTATTGTTACGAAACTAAtgaagaaataagaaataattcTAAATAACAGCCCAGTCCCCGCCTAATGTCAGCAATACTTCAAAATCCAAAACGACACATTGGTTAACAGCACTGCTTTCAGCAAACCATCAGAATATTACAGGACCTAAATTAGCACAATGTACACTCTAAATGAAAATGCTAACCACGTTGCGTCTGCCGATTGGGCAACACTGAAGCACACGCATGTAACATTGAGGCTTTAGCTTAAAGGATAGGTTCACAATCTTTGGAGCCAGGCGTCCATCAGAAGAGTTTCTGTATGTGTAATCATTCCTCCTGTTCATACTGGCGATAACTGTAAGTTATCCTTTCTTAATGTGCTTCAAATGTAAGTAATACTGGCCAAAATGGACAGTTCTTGTTCTGTATAAAGATGCTTCCTGAAGCTTATCTTAAGCTAATATTAGGCTTCCCATTAAGTGTTGCATTGCTGAGCTGCAGCCAAGGGATAGTAACACAAAGGGAATTCTACACCAAATCACATTCTAATCAAGCAGGGGGTCGTTCAATGGTGTGATTACTGTGAGTCTATCCTGGAATTGTACTAAGAGGgagttaaataataaaataaatgttggattTCAGTATTTTATAGTGCATGCTTGCATTCTgatcaaaggaaaaaaaatatatgccTCCAGTTTGTTAAAGGTTGGCCACCAGGCCCTTACCCTGGGACTGCTGAGAGGACTGGAGGAGAGACCAGTGGACGCTCCGCTGACTGAGCGAGACCTGGGAAACAGACCAGAGGTCAAACGATTGTCAACAAAGAACAGAGTGTGTAACAAGaaactgtgtgtactgtatgtgtggtaGCATACGATATGTACCTCTGGCTGTGTGCAGCTGTGTCCAGGGCCCTGCGAGGGGGGGTAGGGGACCCCTGCTCAGTAACACTGAGCACCTCTAGGCTTTTCCTTTCGGGGCGACAGCGGCCGTGGCGGGTCAGCATCGGAGAGTCAACTCGCTTTCGAGGAGGGTCTGCTGTGGGACACCGACATAAAGCTATGAAAGGATAGACCGAcatttatttgcaatttaatgCTAAGTTTTACTTACATTACAGGATATGTTGGGCAACTTTCACTCTGGACTGGTACTGttgactgttttatttttttttataaataaacccTTTTGCTTCCTGTTAGTAAGAAATGTtgcttcatcttcatcatctcgCTTTCTGTTGTCaccatgcatttattttctcttttgcaGTACTAAAAAGTGTGATTTCCCACTGGCTCTCTGCGCCATCTGTGACTGTGAGAAACATAGctttatttaatcaaaaagAATAGCCGACTTCACCCAGTTTTGTCCCATGGATAAATCTTACAAAGTCTAATTTGATTATTGATAAAGACAAATATCACTTATTGTTGATAAACCATAGAAATTcaatcattaaatgtattattttaaagacaaaactAGAGGCTTTAGGACAATGCTAATGTTGGGGATGACATTAAATCAATTCTTAGTCTAATGGCTATCAGTCAAATAAATCTAGTCCAAAACTCAATCTGATTTTCATTGGCAGAGGTATAGGGTACTTTTGTTTGGCCCCAGACTCACACTCAGGTAAAATGTCTTCATAGCAACTGAGGCTGGGAAAAGCAGCTGCCTGCCTTGAGTGGATCCCTCCTGCCCCCTATTGACTGACCTACGTCATTGCGCGGTGGCAAGTCCTCGTCCTCATAGCTGGGGTAGCGCTCTTTCCTGTCCAGCAGCAGGTAATAGATCATCTTCTCCTGGTTTTCtctgagacaaacacagaaaaacatagaTAGAATGGTCACAAGTCCCCTCTAAACATGTGGCCACAAACCTACTCTAACTATGCTCCATACTCAGGTATGTCGAGGTGCTGGATCTCCAGCGTTTTCCAGTTCAAAACATAGGTTTTTCTGAGCACGAATCATTAATTAAAACCCTCAAATATTGCTTTGTCTTCTCAATGAGCATCTGACTGCACCATGACTTTGATTTTTGAAAGGGCTGGATCACACAGCTTCATCCGCCATCTTGCTTTCGTTCACTAACTTGACTGAACAGGAGTCTCACATGGCATTTTGGAGAGGAAGCTGCTTTCACACATCTCTAAAAAGACTAAATAATCATGAATGAAGTACATGAATGTGTtagcagaataataataataataataataactccTGTACACAATCAAATACAGCAGTCTTtaatcaatacattttggaTAACTTACATTCATCTGTTTTGTGTTGAGTTGATTTTTCCATGTAGTATTTTGCCTTACATAATGGTTATGTAACACTTTGTTTCTCCTCAACATATATATTAATAACAGTTTCGAATCGTTGTGTAACATAACCTCATTACTGTCCATTGTAATTAGGGCAGTAGTGGTAGTACTGCAAGGCTGTTCCCTTGCACTTCATTATGTAAGTAAGTGTGAGTGTTTTCCAGGTCACGCAGCGTACACGGTTAAACACAGTAAATGTTGAATACTTACTCTTCACATTGCAAATCACGCGTGAGCTTGCCTCGGTCTCGGAAACACCCGAGCGAGTGCATGCTGTCCAACACATCTGGGTCCAGCTCAGTCAGGGAAGAGATTCgcttcacacacactcgcctGGGAGGAGGCTGCTCGGGACACGGCTCGTTACGACCACCCctgggagacacacacagacacacacaaacgatGAAACACACATGAATGACACAGATATAACGTATagttaaaaatgacaaaacatcGCTTTGGATTAGTATTTCATTCAGCAGTCAAGTATGCAAAAAGGAGCGTATACTCACAGATACCAGGCGTGTTTCTGGATGGCCTCTAGCTGTAAAGGGTGACAGGGCAGATGGGGCCATTAGCTCCTACAGTCTGTTCACAGCCAGATGGCTGAGAGCTGTGCTGTGTAAACACCTCACACCAGATACTTCCTTTAAAACTCCTCATCAGATCTGATTTCTGTTCAGGCATCggacaatatttttaaatttcACATCACAGTTATCCTGCTAAGTAGGTGTAATTCATGATATTATCCATATGAATCATTCAAATATGCTTAAATGTCTCTACaggaataacattttatttaaaatatatatatatttaaaaacattttaaactggaCTCACATAGCTTCAGCGACAACTATTTTTGGTGTAAAACGATCAATATAATAATCTTAAATAAGGTAATGATAAACAATAACGTCCCCCTGCAtaaaaaaattaacatttttattatttaaaagcaacatCTGGGAGTCTGTATTTTCTTATGTGATCAttcctgtattttatttaactacagaaatgtaatttaccATGAATTTATTTTAGATTCCCATATATTCAGAAAGTAGGAACAAAAGGCAAACGGCAATTTGATGAGGACAAGTTAacaaatgattacattttctttggatACAGTCTAAATTTAGGAATTTTATCAAttccacttttttaaaaggtatttaaaCCCCCTGTTTTTGAGCCTGGTGTCAGCATAGTCTCTTACCGTGAGCCTCTTTTCGGGGTTGACCTCAATCATGCCCTTCAGCAGGGACTGACAGTCCGGGGGGATGAAGTGGGGCATGTGGAAAACCCCGCTCTTCACCTTCTCCAGGAGCTGCCGTAAATTGTCATGGTCAAAGGGCAGGGCACCctgaaggaaaaaaggaagtgaaGAAAGGGCAGAAAATAAGTGGTAAAAATAAACCTGACTTGAGAAGGGGAAGGAAGACTGCAGAAACATAAAGGGTCTTCACAAAAGGACCAAACTGTGAAATGGGAGTGAAAGACTCACCACCAGCAGAGCAAAGAGGATGACCCCACAGCTCCATACATCTGCTCTCCGCCCGTCATATTTCTCTCCCTGcgacaaaatgaatgaattatacatttgaaagcaGATGAGTCACATTGATAGATTCCATTCACCGTTTTAAATTTCAGCTCCTTAAGGGCTAATCCATTATTATCCAACACTTAGTAAATCTGAGTCCAAAACACAGCAAAACTAAATGTTAATGATAATTATGGATTTGAATCAGTTAGTGTGCTTACATAAACCATGTACTAGCCACTAAATGAGTAATGTAGAATATATGAAGAACATTTTCTCCTTTATATTACAGGTACCAATATTTGAGGTACACTTACCCGTATAACTTCAGGGCAAGCATAATGTGGTGATCTAAAATGAAAAGAGATGTGTTAAAAGTGTTATGCATCAATTCTGGCAGCAATACTAATAGTATTAAACTTGAGCAGTATTTGAAACAGATTTTAGATTCTGTGGCCAATTCTGTACTCGCATTCGTGAGGAATACATTATGTTATGCATTGATTTTACACTGTTtctgaaatacaaaatacttcAAAATGGGTGTACTCAAACACGTGGTACTCACCCACAGCTGGTTTCTAACAGACTGTCCCCCACCTGTAGGGAGGCCATGCCAAAGTCAGCGATACGGATGTTGTTCTTTTCATCCAGGAGCAGGTTCTCAGGCTTCAGGTCTCTGTGACtgttgacacaaacacaacaaaaactagACTTCCAATGCTGGTTATGGCTTTGTTCAACAGGCCATGCTACACAATCACCTAATGTATAACTTGATAGGCTGACAATATGTGTCCAAATGATATTAAAGGATGATAAGTGCCTGCAAACGTTGAGTCACTGGAGGAAAGAGATGTTTATGATTCAGTTTTGATGTAACAAACTAAGACAGCTTCTGATTTATTCTTCCACGACACATCAAATGGGCATGGGTTCTTCATTGTTTAAAGAGTTGGATACAAGAACCACTGCTCTCTCTGCAAAGAAACCCACCAGATGGAATGACTGTGGCAGAAATCCAAAGCAGAGATGATCTGCCTGAAGAACTTTCTGGCCTCTTTCGGAGTCAGCCGGCCCTTCTTCACCAGGTAGTCAAACAACTCTCCCCCCGACACATGCTCCAACACCAGGTACCTTTCAATATTAAGGAAGACCAGTAAGGTACATTTCAAAAAGACAGTATAGGTGACACACTTGGGgaaacacttgaatttccccacagggaaTAATTATCTCTTAAAATTGTAtgaaatagatttgttttttagttgTAGATACTATGCATTTTGGATCTCTGATTCTTGGTCTACAATATTGAGATGGAATCTTGTAATTTACCTTTCTAAAGTACTCACTTTAAGCCAACATAACTAATTCCGAATGCTCTTTATTTTAGCATTTTCGGTGAGTATTTTCCTTAAGATAgatcaaaaacatttaagattTAATGCAAGACACGAAGCAGAAACAAGTGAAAAGTGAAGTTTGATGATTAGGAGATTAATATAGTTCATAGGAGTAATATTAATTCCCAGCCTGCTCCAAGTTCAGTATTCAGCCACAAAATAAAGCATGCAGACTGCACTGAGCCCAGTTGTGGGGCTCTTTTGAATGCAGAGGAAACTCACAGGTATTTGTTATTCTCGTAAACATCATGCAGCTTCAACACATGCGGATGCTCAATCAGTTTCAGAATGGCAATCTCCCTTTCAACCTGGTTAAAGAGAACAGACAGATGTGCAGAAAAATAGAGGAAGATATTAAAGCAGAGAGCACACAAGCCACtcagaggagaaaacagaagTTAAATATAGAGAATATGGAGCAGTTTTTGTAAAGCAGCTAGATTAAAATAAGCATTATCATCACTGCAACAACCTGAACAGCGTCATACTGTACCTTCATCAGGACTGACTCTGACAGCTTCTCTCTGTTGACTATTTTGATCGCTACCTTCTGACCCGTAATACAATGGATCCCGAGCTTGACCAGtcctgaaatacaaaatgtagaGGCACAAATAAGACACATGCAGGCTTGAAGACTTATCATCTAGAGCGTAAATGTCTACATTTACTAGTTTAAAATACAGTCCGGTGTACTCACCTGTCTGTCCCTTCCCCAGTGTTTTCTCCAGTCGGTAGGGCCCAACATATTGAGCTGACTGACTCAGAGACAGTTCCTTACTCATACTGCTCTTCAAGGAGGCTAACACACTACTCTATCTGCACAGTGGCTATTGCAATCACTGTGATATTATACAGCTTATACAGTTACAAGATGGTGCTCAATTTAGAAGATTTTATTTCAGTGATAACACTGATACACTGACAGGGTGAACGCTTAAAAACTGCAAAGTGGTGCTGACATATGGTTGATAAATGAACATTATTTATCCAAATCTGGTTCACACACAAAGCTAAATATAGTTGTTCTGAAGCACGGTTAACATGTATAACgttgatataaaacagaaagcagagaaaCTGAGATGACAGCAAGTTACTAGGCTGTTTTATGCGTTAAATACTGAACACTACCCTAAAGATAAACATGACAAACAAAAGAGTTTTACTCCTGTACATTAGCTTATTTGTATAATGACGTTAACTAGATATTACGCTTGTTAAGAAAATTATCGTATTAGAGGAACGTTAACGTGTTTCTCCACCTAGGTTGGAAAGATTTATATCATTTGCTGGTCGTGTCTAACCAAGGAAATGTCAGAATACGCCAGGTGGTTGTTAGCACTGATAATTAAATCAGTTGTATTCTCTCTGTCAGGCCTTTCACAGGTGCAACAACATGCTATGTTTTAGCCTCGCCGCCGCTCTCCCACACAGCAGCGAGGCTAGCTTTAGCTTCAACGGCTGGACCAACGGCCGTCTCGCTGTCAAAAAAACCGACTCCTCCGGAAGTTCAACGCCAAACAGTTAGAATTATCACACGGCCGCCGCATTCTCACAATATTTCGAGGTGAAATTCCTAGCAAAACAACCATCTTTTAGCGTAGCGTAGTCCACCCCCTCCCTGACTCTCCCCCGTCTCTCTACATCCCTGCAGATCACAgcatcttctcctctctcctttggCGTGTCCTCCCTCCTCACCGGCGGATACACAGGTAAAAAATATCCGCAGATCACCCCGCACTATTATCGACTGTCTTATTTCCCCAACCTCACTTCTGATAATAGTTCACGCAGGGTAGAAGGCCCCCCTGAATTACACTCCCTTCGGTTTTCTTGCCGTAAATCGatattttcctctctcctcttccttccttcgTCTCACTCGCATCAGCATCCGGGTCCCACTCTCTCTCCATCCACTCTCATctcgccctcctcctcctcctcctcctcctccttctcttcctcctcctggtcTTCTCCCTCAAAATACGCTTATCTCTGCATTCACCTCAGCACGGCGGACACCTCCCTTACTGTttcaataaaattaaaaaaccaTGTGTAAACATCGCCAGAGGCAGCTGATGGGACGCTGCTGTTTTGGCCCGGCTCTGTCCTCTCAGAATCACCGGTGTCCCGCAGCCTGTGGTCTGCAGCGGGGCtcgtgttttaaaaataataatgtgcaaTTTAATTAAGTACAGTTATAAGGCAATTACTTAAACTAAgtgtttccatttaatgctacttaaTACTTATACTCCACTAAATGTACAAGTGAAATAATGTAATCGTATAAATGTAACAGCTTTAGCTACTTTTAACAAAagtcaaatgatttaaatatttgacaaaaagtcaatcagaactttgtttgactacatcagtaaattgatgcaacaatattatctaTAAATGTCCCAAATataattatacacacacatacaggccaTTTTCTGCACAATAATtgcttttagttgtttttaaagtacatttgcTGATATCACTTTTCAAATTTGCTGAAGTAAGACTTTGAATGcaggtcttttacttgtaattaaGTATGTTGACAATAATGTATTGGTACGATAAAGTAAggcatctgaatacttcttccaccactgctctcTAGTATCCAATACTTGAATTCAAATGTTGTTGCACTTAATGTTTCCACTCTACTACAATTCATGTGACATAAATTCAATTTGATTAttgaaaactatttaaaatacttGAACATTATGATATTGATTACATTAgtaattaataatataaaaacataataattcaAATTGTGTAACTAGCTACAACATTGAAAAACAAGTATCTTTAGAAGTATAAAGGTATCTaagcacatttaaattattttcacaCACTGGTAACTCGTAATAAGGTTTACATTTAGCTATTGGTACTAAAGTCAAATATCCCAATGCTTCTTCCACAACTGTTGAGGAAGTAtactcagatattttatttaactagAATAAGCACAGTAGACATTACTTTGCTGTGTCCATATAACCAAATATTATATGGAGATATTGTAATTTTTTAACAATCTGACAGATTTAGGCGCTTGTTCGCAAACATGATCTGTAGTTTAATTGAAATCATATTGTTCTAATTATTTTCAACATAGCTCTCAGCATTTTAACTAAGTGAcatgaattgtagtggggtagatGTATTAAGTTGGAAATAACAGTATGAGTAAAGTAACTCAAACTGTACTAGTTATTTTCAAccacttgtttttaattatttagtgttcatttagttttaatatCTGCTGGCTGTTTTCC carries:
- the LOC134871287 gene encoding LOW QUALITY PROTEIN: serine/threonine-protein kinase BRSK1-like (The sequence of the model RefSeq protein was modified relative to this genomic sequence to represent the inferred CDS: deleted 1 base in 1 codon) translates to MSKELSLSQSAQYVGPYRLEKTLGKGQTGLVKLGIHCITGQKVAIKIVNREKLSESVLMKVEREIAILKLIEHPHVLKLHDVYENNKYLYLVLEHVSGGELFDYLVKKGRLTPKEARKFFRQIISALDFCHSHSICHRDLKPENLLLDEKNNIRIADFGMASLQVGDSLLETSCGSPHYACPEVIRGEKYDGRRADVWSCGVILFALLVGALPFDHDNLRQLLEKVKSGVFHMPHFIPPDCQSLLKGMIEVNPEKRLTLEAIQKHAWYLGGRNEPCPEQPPPRRVCVKRISSLTELDPDVLDSMHSLGCFRDRGKLTRDLQCEEENQEKMIYYLLLDRKERYPSYEDEDLPPRNDVADPPRKRVDSPMLTRHGRCRPERKSLEVLSVTEQGSPTPPRRALDTAAHSQRSRSVSGASTGLSSSPLSSPRSYQSPIFTFSQSDVTSATATLLSKESKQGNATTPRAARAHDKPKATPNPKTQTLPTKGPGDRPHLQPIKSLPLHNPSSRSPSPSPLLSPIPRFFFPSSSVLKSVTKSFYPNSAHSVPQVTPQGSPLPTPLGTPVHHPHHPSSTPPSSSSSSSSSRAEGGGGVGSLSLTPPSSPGGGSSMAASSSAHWRTRLNSFKNNLLGSPRFHRRKLQEVAPHGSSTADPSSAMKVPTSEDMSSLTPESSPELAKKSWFGNFIGLEKEEQIFVVIRDKPLSSVKADIVHAFLSIPSLSHSVLSQTSFRAEYKSSGGPSVFQKPVKFQVDISFSEGERERERERTEREGRRETGIYSVTFTLISGPSRRFRRVVETIQAQLLSSHDQPMVQALSDEKNGRPHGTPTRQNSRRSEGGGDRCEWGDRADGGGIGGSGGVLQRRGSAKERTRLLSSNGTQSQP